The stretch of DNA TTTAATTTAGAAACACCTTGGGTGAATatcaataaaaagatatttattttatttggtcctttttttatctattgctttggcttttttttatttgttttgcaATATCTACTATTTTCGTTTAATTctatgtaaaatttattatttaattatcaattagaCTTTTAATTAGTAAAATTGTTTAGTTGTATTATATTTAGATTGGTGCTTATTGCCATgaaagtaatatttttatattttataatgaaGAATGATCATAAATCAATAGAAAAAGTGATATGTAGAGTGCTACTTTTGAATTAGTCAacttaaaaaaatctttcattAATCAAATCATAATACTTTATCATGAAACAAAATTATTCTACTTTCAACTATattatctattaaaaaaaatcaatcatcaaATCAGTTAtacgtataaaatatatattaaactataaatataaattaaaatatataataaaataatatatgtatatataattatgtaCCTAGAAGACTAccaaacattattattttttactagaacttggttaataaaaatttatattcatattttaaaaaattttacatataaaaaatatataatttatgcttatatttattaaaatttacgCACAtgaatcaatataatttatacacctANNNNNNNNNNNNNNNNNNNNNNNNNNNNNNNNNNNNNNNNNNNNNNNNNNNNNNNNNNNNNNNNNNNNNNNNNNNNNNNNNNNNNNNNNNNNNNNNNNNNNNNNNCacctattttttaaaatttatacaaaaaaattaataaaatttatttattaaaaataatttaatatttatgatagTTAAATAGtaactaaaaatactaaaaattattgaGTCCACAAATTTTTTCATATACATGTATAATTATATAAACAAATACATCACGATTTATTTTACGTATACATATAACATTTTTGTTCTACTTTATATGAAAATCCATCTTCTAGATtaccttttctttttaaataattgtgaATTCAGTTAAAAGTGACGgataaaaagaaggaaaaaaaaaacactcagATATGGCTAATTATCACATGTTATTTATTCCACTCTTCTTGTAGGTAGCACAGCCTGAGGATATTTCCCAGAGATATAAAACAGATGCCATATATTTCAGAAGGTGGTTCTATGCCGATTACAATTTTACCCTTGTAACACTTTGGTCCCCATATTTAGTGAAAACAAGTGATGTTGACCCTAATGGTCATTCTTCTAACAGCCTCATGAACCTACATTTAGATAAGGCAGATGAAGCATGGGTTAGAGAGATTGAAAGCTTTGATTTTGTCATTGTCTCTGCTGGACAATGGTTCTTTAGGCCACTAATATTCTATGAAAATGACACAATTGTTGGTTGCCACAAGTGTGAACTAAAGGGCATTAAAGACCTTTCACATTACTATGGTTACAAAATGGCAATGAGAACAGCGTTAAGGTCTTTAATTAATCTCAAAGGGTATAAGGGTGTAACATTTTTGAGGACATTCTCTCCAGCACACTTTGAGAATGCTGATTGGAACAAAGGTGGAAGTTGTGAGAGGACAAAGCCTTATACCAAAGAAGAGATTAAGTTAGATGGTTATATCTTATGGACATATATGACTCAAGTTGAGGAGTTTATAGAAGCTCAAAGAGAAGCTAAGGAAAGAGGTTTGCAACTTTTGATGATGAATACAACTGAAATTATGCTTAGGAGGCCTGATGGACACCCTAACAACTATGTCTATGGACATCATTCATCAAAGGGTAAAAAAGTCATTCACAATGATTGTGTTCATTGGTGCTTGCCTGGCCCTATTGACACATGGAATGAatttttgctttatttgttGAAAATGGGAAgtcaattttctttcaattcaaacTTGGAGAGATTTGTGTAGaacattaattttgttttaggatgcaagaaacaatatttttattggGGCAATTAGATAAATGTATTTGTTTAcaatttatcaataattaaCTGACTCTAGTGTGAAAAATGTAAGTCAATTTGTGGGTACATATCTAATTTGAGggattatcttttctttttctatttccaAATTTGGACTAGCTAGGTGTGTCCCTTAGGCCTTTGTGgtattcacattttttttttattgtaacaaTAAACCAATTGACATTTGATCATTTATGTCCTTTTATTAGAAACTTGTTTATTTAAAAGTACCTTT from Arachis duranensis cultivar V14167 chromosome 4, aradu.V14167.gnm2.J7QH, whole genome shotgun sequence encodes:
- the LOC107486521 gene encoding protein trichome birefringence-like 19, giving the protein MMLRIKSLENLHGKYTPSRNTTKSVILLPLILLLLIFLVYPYQSFPKISEVGTNNLNLNNRSSSDTKRCNIFNGDWVPYSEGPYYNNETCNLIIDQQNCIKFGRPDMEFLKWRWKPYECELPLFNATQFLEIVKGKSMAFVGDSVGRNQMNSLLCLLSHVAQPEDISQRYKTDAIYFRRWFYADYNFTLVTLWSPYLVKTSDVDPNGHSSNSLMNLHLDKADEAWVREIESFDFVIVSAGQWFFRPLIFYENDTIVGCHKCELKGIKDLSHYYGYKMAMRTALRSLINLKGYKGVTFLRTFSPAHFENADWNKGGSCERTKPYTKEEIKLDGYILWTYMTQVEEFIEAQREAKERGLQLLMMNTTEIMLRRPDGHPNNYVYGHHSSKGKKVIHNDCVHWCLPGPIDTWNEFLLYLLKMGSQFSFNSNLERFV